In Bacteroidota bacterium, the genomic stretch AATTTCGGTTCTACGATTTTTGGATTTGCCGGCTTCGCTGGTATTGTCTGCCACAGGCTGGGTAGCGCCATATCCTTTATAGCTAAGCCTGTTAGCAGCAATGTTGTTTTTAATAAGTAACTCGTAAACCACCTTGGCGCGTGCTTCACTTAGTTTCATGTTTTCTGAAGCGCTGCCCTGATTATCGGTATGACCATTTATAGCTATTCGGAGCGTTTTGTTTTCTATTAAGTAAGCTGCAAAGTTGGCTATCATAAATACCGACTGTGGGCTTATTTCGCTCGAGTTGGTTTTAAACAAAATATTATTCAGGTTATAGCTGGCGCCCACTTTAATGTTTTTTAATTCCACATTAACTGTTTGTGGAGAGAAATTGGTGCTATCATCCTTACTAAAGAAGTTTGAGTTAAACTCATTATCTTTTTTACGAACCGTAAGCAGGTAATCGTTATCGAATAATACCACATGCGAATATTTTCCGGTCGTGCTATCCACATCTATCTTCACCACTTCTTCGGTTTGCACATTTTTTAATTCAATTTTTGCATCGGTAACAAAGTCTTTATTTTCATCTGTCAATTGTCCTTTTAGAAATAGCACTTTCTCGGGACGAATTTTATCATACAAATCAAATTCATAAATATCGTAGCTGCCCTTGCCAGCTTGCAGCTTATCACTTGCAAAATATCCTTTGTGTCCATTGGTGCTTACAAAAAATCCGACTTCGTTGCCTTCTGTATTTATAGGATAGCCAAGATTGACGGGTTTAGCCCATTTGCCTTTTTCATCTATCTTAACCATAAAAATATCGAAGCCACCAAGGCCGGGCAGTTTATCACTCGAAAAATAAAAGGTGCGGTTATCGGGATGCATAAAAGGGCTTTTCTCATTACCATCTGTGTTTACATGCACAAGCGACTTCGCTTCTGCAAATTCGCCTTTCTCATTTTTTACCGAATAGTAAATATCGCAGGTCATGTTAACGCTATCCCTATATGTTGCAAAGTACAATGTTTTTCCATCGGGACTAATGCTTGGTTGTGCATCCCATTGCTTGGGGTGATTTATGTTTTTTAAATTTTTAAAGGGCGACCATTTCCCATTTGCAAATTCGCATTCGTATAAATCAAAGTTGCCTTTGTCAACTCTGGTAAAATACATTTTCGTATTATCAATGTTGAGGCAGGGGCCACCCTCGTTATCCA encodes the following:
- a CDS encoding OmpA family protein; its protein translation is MSKFFFIFFICLCFNWQFAFAQKQKLPELCPLSENAKAVKNFEKAKDAKKDFDKAKKYLENAVEEDTTFGRAYKMLAELAYTHKEFRLMKENYVKAIAHCPDAGWQAYYRTGNYFLENQKYTEANKYLKGVSEQGCTDEKILKEIDESLSRINLLTHPVPFDPRPVQGINTFNPEYLGYQSADGELFYFTRRFTEESKGLVSSREVEKFCVATKIEGSAFSEGKPMEPPFNYKALDNEGGPCLNIDNTKMYFTRVDKGNFDLYECEFANGKWSPFKNLKNINHPKQWDAQPSISPDGKTLYFATYRDSVNMTCDIYYSVKNEKGEFAEAKSLVHVNTDGNEKSPFMHPDNRTFYFSSDKLPGLGGFDIFMVKIDEKGKWAKPVNLGYPINTEGNEVGFFVSTNGHKGYFASDKLQAGKGSYDIYEFDLYDKIRPEKVLFLKGQLTDENKDFVTDAKIELKNVQTEEVVKIDVDSTTGKYSHVVLFDNDYLLTVRKKDNEFNSNFFSKDDSTNFSPQTVNVELKNIKVGASYNLNNILFKTNSSEISPQSVFMIANFAAYLIENKTLRIAINGHTDNQGSASENMKLSEARAKVVYELLIKNNIAANRLSYKGYGATQPVADNTSEAGKSKNRRTEIVIIGK